In Zingiber officinale cultivar Zhangliang chromosome 3A, Zo_v1.1, whole genome shotgun sequence, the DNA window GAAAAGCTCTAGGGAATGGCTATGGAAGCTTTGGTCAACACACACAAAAGGAAAGCAATGTAACGTTGAGCAACATTACCTGGCTAAATGATTGGTGAAGATGCTGAGATAGATGGACTGAATTGATGATATTGAGTGGAATGACTAGAGGTGCAGCATAAAGAGCAAGAAAGTTTGCAACTTCTAGATACCATATTGAGAAGAAAGTGCCGTTAAATTTATCAAGAAGTGAATACATTGACAATATTCATAACCCCAGGTGACATTAGCAATAGAGAGTTGTGTGGTTCATTTTACCTACTCAAATCAAGTAGCTAACAACAATATTTAAGGATTAGAAAAAACAGCATAGACTTCCAGTGAgcaaaaatattaatttccagGGCTCGAGGATTCCCCATACCTCAAATGCATATTTAGGCATGAAAATATGGAATAACATAATGATCTATATTACAATCGGAATCAGCTAGACGCCCTGTTTGGAAAAATACTGGAACTTACTCGCTTCTAACAACTTATGGTGATCTGAAAACTTCAAACAGACTTTAAGAGTTCTAATAGATAAAACCatatggttcagaaacacaaattttgaaatatttaccaGGACGGGAACCATCGGCAATAGCAATAGAAAGTGTTCTTATGTGATCAGCAACCACTCTATAAGCCATGTCGACTTTGTCCATATCATCAGATCCTATCTTGCCTGAGTAAGGACGAGCCCCTGTCACCTGTAAACATTAACAGGGAGATTTCATCAAAATTTCAATGtatttcaaaaataaacaaaGGAGTTTGATAATAACATACTTGTTGAATGGCATCAAATATAGGCATGAATACATCTGTATCATAATTGCTCATTTTGTTTTGAAGAATAGAAGTCAATCTTTCAAAACCCAAGCCTGTATCAACATGTTTAGCAGGCAAAGACCTCAGACTTCCATCAGCTTCCCGGTTGAACTGTGAAAGTGTATAGAAAGAAATATAAAGAAGGAGAAtcaattaaaaaagaaaataatattttcaaatattaataaaaaaaggcaaaataaaaataaaatcatacttGAATAAACACGAGATTCCAAATTTCAATGCATGTAGGATCATCATTGTTAACCAAAGATGCGGCATCACGATTACCAAGACGATCAAAATGTATTTCTGTGCAAGGGCCACAAGGACCAGTATCACCCATTTCCCAGAAGTTGTCCTGTTGATATTACAAAGAATTACATAAGGAAAACTTTTTATAATTGTTATGAAACAGATTGGCAATCCATATAGATCAAGCTAAAAATGAAGCTTAATCATAACTTGAGCAAAAACAGAAATGGAGCACAAGAAATTGAACAAAGTAATCAAGAACCAAATTGGAAAAGACACTTACAGATAACATAGTAATGCAAAACAAGTTTAactgtttaagttttttttttaattccaatttgggCCTTTCCACTCAAAATTTGATCCGCCCTTTTGAGAATTGTGTTGCATGACATAAGAATTAATCTAGAATTTAATCAATACATATGAAGTAAACAGAAGAGGGAACAAAAACTGGTCAGGTAAGAAAGGTGATGAGTACATATAATAATCACAAATTATGCAACTGTTCTAGAAAAAAATTTGGAATAGCAGAATGACGATATGAATAAGAGAAAGGAATTCATCTACAACAAGAACAACCAATCCTTATTtcactaagtggggtcggctatatggatacTTTTATGTCACTAGGCTCGATCCCCCTACTGTAtcttcatctatatttaaatgaattttattttgttttctcatTGTTAACTGAGTCTTCTTTCGTTTTTCTCTTTCTTGATTGATGTACATATTTGTCATGGTCTCACATCTCCTAAACTAGGATATTTATTGGTCACCTAAATGCATGTTCAtatcatcttaaacatgtctttctactaatattctcatttcttatttctGTCCATCCTCATATATTCGCACATCCACTTATGTCCGCAGATCCACCTTGACATCCTCCTCTCTGCGACTCTCATCTTTTATTGTACTCGATTCGTAATCtaacattcaacttcatataacataACAAGTCTAACCaccattttataaaatttccctttaaggTTTAGAGATACCTTACGGCCACAAAAAACACCTGACACCctcctccatttcaactatcCTACTTGTATCCGATATGAAACATCTCTATCAACTCCTCCATCCTTTTACAATAacaatcctaaatatttaaatttatcaattacaagtaattcatcatctcctttaagTTAATTACGGGTAATTTGTCATCTTCTATCTCAACAATTGTCTTGCTACATCTATTACTATTAAATTTAAAGTCCATGTACTTTGTCTTTCATCTATTAAACTTAAAGCCTTTTACtttttcttctaatttttcttgCAAAGGTTCaaacttagcatttactccttcacaacTTTCAtcaaccaaaacaatatcatctgcaagcAAACATGATAGCGTGTCTTAGATGTGTTCAATGAGTTCATACATAACTAGTGTAAAAAGATATGACACTTTGATTTTACACCCTAAGTATATTTCATCCTTTTATTCATTTGAGACTTTGATTCTTGTGTTACATAGGTAAATTACCTTATTCATGCCTTGAAATAAATGTTAAGATATTATAGCCAAATTTAAGAAATGATATTTTGTCAAATCATCATTGTTATGCATAGAATTGGTTGTCAATGTAAGGGACGTATTAATGATGAATAGGAAAATTGCATGTCCATATAATTGAAGCTTTCATATGTGGATATTCTAATTATGTACTATTCCATAAACACGTGATAGGAGTGAGATAGACAAAAAAAAACTGTGCATTTTCCCTTCTGTTGAAATATAGCTACTACCTTAAGCATATTGCTATTATGTGGGCTAAATATCAGCAAAATAGTTTAAAATTATTAAAGACTTGTGGAAGCAGTCAAATGTCAACTAACAGCTGGTGCTGCAGATTTTCAGATAGGTAAGTTTTTCTTGAGCTGATAGAAATTAGTTTTTGCAAAATAGTTAACATAACCCTTTTCGCCCATTTTTTTTTCCTCAGTAGACAAAAACCTTAATATAGTTGAAGATTCCAGAATACAATTTCATCTTTGCATCACAATTTCTTTCTTTTGATTCACAGTATGAGAAGTTATGTAAGGTTGTATTCTTTGGAAAACAGGAATTCTCAACTAGAGAAGTTTTACTCAAATAGAAGAATGAAATAAGATATATTCACAATTCATTATGAGTATTCGTTACACAGTGCTAATACTTagtaaagttttttcaaaattgagTCTCCTGATAACCTTATTCACAaaagcaaatgcagaatttacAAACAAATCAATTTTAAAGCAGATTGGAAAGTCCCAAGGCATTTCAAGTTTCAAATAAACAGTTAATATGAAAAAAAGCACTAACTTATGTTACTAATTGTATCTTACCTTACATCCAAAAGGCAACACCCGAACAGGTGGCAAAAATTTTAGCCATGTATCTCTAGCTTCAAAATCCGCTGGAAGTCCCAGCTTCTCATCACCGCCAAAATAAGTAGCATATAGCCTATCTTTAGGCAATTTATATACCTGCAAGTCAATAAATAACTATGAGTTGACTTAGCACTGAGCAATTAATATGCAGAACCTATCATACATTTTATGTGAACCAGTAAAAGTTAATGATTTGGAACACCTGAACATACAAGCATTGACTTgtaaaaactcaaattaaataaaatcaaggAAACAATTTCAGCCTCCGACAAGCACCATGAATATTCAAACATACTCAACCGGCGTTGGACTTTATATTGAAAGACTGGTAATTGGATTGAAAATCAATAAGCAATGCTATTTTTCTGAAAGATATAGTTCGAATTAGTAAAACAATTGAAGACGAATATGAAATGCTAAAGATCGAGACTTTATTATTGGAAAGTAGGAGACGAATAGGGAAAAATAGAAGACCTCGGTTAGAAGCTCCCACGCCCAAGAGATGGCCTCGGTCTTGAAGTAATCACCGAACGACCAGTTGCCAAGCATCTCAAAGAACGTATGATGATAGGTATCCTTCCCAACGTCATCGAGGTCGTTGTGCTTCCCTCCAGCGCGAATGCATTTCTGAGTATTATACGCCCGCTTGAGCCGTCCGAGCGGAGTCGTGGGGTTCACCGTCCCAAGGAAGATCGGTTTGAATTGGTTCATCCCGGCGTTGGCAAAGAGAAGGGTAGGGTCATCCAGAGGAACCACAGGGCTCGACCGCCAttccacgtgctccttgctctcgAAGAACCGGAAGAAGGTCTCCCTCACCTTGTCCGCGGGCCACTCCACCGGCGCCGCTTGGTGATCCATATTCGTCGCAGGCGCCGCCGATTTGAAAGCGGAGGCAACGGTGGAGTAGATGGAGACGCTAACCCTAAACCTAGGGCCGACAAGGTAGCGTAGCGGCGGGAGCGCGTTGAAGAAGAGCATGCTCCAGCACGCTCATTTTAGGATATTTATATGAGATAAAAAGAAATCGAGAAATATAACGGTTTGGACCGTAACACTTCGGAGTCGTGATATTCATCCTAGAGTTCAGGAGGTGCGCCAACATTGCCTTGCAAATCAAGTTTTGATACGTTTACCTTGTATATGAATGTAATAGAATCATAATTTAAAGgaatgaaaatgaaatgaaataatATTGTAACGGTTATGTATAACTTTTTAGAGTAACATTAACTTGTAGAGATACGCGTGATTGAAGagaatgaaataatatcataattaaaatggaaataaagatgaaaaatcaaataaattggaGAGAAATCgtaaaaataatttgtaatttttgGTTGCACTGTAGAACAAAATCTAAAGATACACTGTAATTGAATATTTACTATTTCATCCCGAAAATCATATAAATTGTCTTATAATCTATATGATTAAAATTATAAAGAAAATTATAGTTCAATGACAAAACTCACAGCTCTCCTCTATCTTCCCTATCTCCAGCATCTCCACAATCTTTGGAACATCATCTTACCTGATCCGTTGATAAGGTGGGGCGGCCCGTCCGGTCGGGAGTCAAAATGGTTAACATCCTAGGCAGACATCCGATCGGGTGAACTACCTTCCCGATCAACAGGAAGAATAGTCGGCCCGACACTCCGACAGCTCGGTTGAacatcgagcttccgacgctcataaagCTCAAAGCAGGGAGAGACGAAAGTCGAGCGGTCATCCTGCTCGGCTAGGCAGTGGACGCGGCCTTGACCCGACAGGCAGGACTCCCTCGTCCAGCGGGGTGGAGCCGGCAGTAGCTCATCGGTCGAGCGGACGCTCGGCCCGACTGTCGCGTCGCCCGGACGACAGACTGACCAAGCGGCTCTCCCACTCGGCCCAATAACAGACAAAGTGAGCAGTTGGCAATATCTTCCTAGGGTTCAGTGTCATCGACAGGTGGCATGGTCGacgacatggtcagacagaggatcgtacggtggaagcttccactatcacgtcagggatatgcttaCACGGCCTTTCCAGATATGCTTTGGGAAGCAGACGAAGGATCGTACGGtgaaagcttccactatcacgtcagggatatgctcggcctgttaaggtatgacgtcGGACACGCTTTTATGACACGGCCTTTCCAGATATGCTTTGGGAAGTGTACGCGCGCCTCCtgggagctctatataagaagtcccaaagcttcatcggaggtatgtttttactactgtagccacagttacacTGCTGCTCCTTTTTCTCTACTTCATTCTTCGCTTGTttgccggtgactgacttgaacgtcggagaattatcgtcggaaaatccctccctggctcagcactaacgactctgtggttgcaggcttagctcGTCGAAGGTCCACGCCATCTTCAATCGACATCCAGTCAACATAAGCGTCACTTTTCCAACGTCTGTCTACtcacactcggacaggatcattaccCTTGTCACGTCCTTTCCTATCATCCCAACTGCTTTGATGTCATGTCCTCGTCGTGTTCAATATATCATTCGCCACCTAAAGCAACAGCTCCTCAGCGGTCTCGTGCCTCTACTATGGCTCTGCTCTCACACGATAAGAGTTACAAAACAGATCAATGGTTAGAGGAAGAGTGGCAAAAGAGAATATCAACACGAGTATAGGGTGCTgctagattttaatttttgatcagTGGATGGACGAATAGGAACGCGAGTTGTCCAGGCTGAGATCGAGCCACAAATGAAAAAGAGTGCAAGTTCTCGGTTCTGAAATcaggtattgggtagtgactcAATCCAGAATATCGGGTGGAATGTCAAACCAAACAAAGGAATAACTCTAAATAAGAACAGACCACTCTATTTTCTGACCTATTCCTTAGTACCAGCCATAATTTTTTGCATCATGCGATGGTCACAGCTAACATACGTAATGAGAATCTAAATTATATTTACAAGAGCATATGGAAATTATATGACATTAATGGTTCTAACACCAAAATCATAGAACTGGCTGCATGATAAATAGAATGCAACTGCTCTTGCGTGACCCCATCAAGAAACACATTGTATCTATGTGGCAAACATAAAAATGTAGACAATCAACGAAAAATCACATTGTTAACAGAAATTTCTAGACTCGATGAAGTTTAAGCCAAAAATCTAAAACACTTGGTAACCAAGCTCTAATACAATGTTCAATAAGTCTTTAAGCACTCAAACAGGGCAATATATGAAGTTCATCACATTTCACATGACTGAATAAAAAATCTGTGACCGGCAGAAAAATTTCCACTACGCCATGAGAATCCATGTTAGCGTCAAACAAAGCCAAGGATGAAGAAGCACATTAGTGGAAAGGAAGTCCCCCGCTAGAATATTCAACTTCCTGAAGAATAGTTACACAAATGATCAGCAAAAAGATAAACTGGATTTTTGTTTTCAAGATGCTTCTGAATCATTTATCCAGCACTATTTCAGTAGAGATAATATCTCAATGAAATGATGCAGGGGAATTGCATGAAATTGCAACATACTGGAGCAGTAGGTAGTGAAGAAACCCAGTCCGATGCGTGTGTAGGGAGAAGACCCAATGAGTTCAGCTGTCAAAGAGTCAGATAActttttgaaggttccttgtaACAACTTGGACAAACTACATAGTTTAGATGGTCAGATTTTTACTTTCCAGACACCCAATGCCATCGCAGCCAAGTTAAGGGCAATAAAGAGCAATTTGGGTGCAAGAGTATCCACCCTTGGATCCTTGTAAGGTTCGAAAACTGAAGATAGAAAAAACAGCATTCATATAAAAAATGCGGGAGAATTGAATGTTAACCATTGGGAGCCTAGGTTTACAAAAATGGCAAGAGAAATAACACCACATCTGAGAAAATAAATGCAAACTACCAAGAATTGGAAATTGTAGACTTGCAGCAtataaaaaagaaagaagtttaaaaaactGGTTTAAATGTGTGTAACCAACAGTTGCTTTGTCTAGTGGTAACCAATCTAGATCCAGAGAGTTTCCAGCTAAAGGTTGGGAGTTTGAATATATATAACGATACCGGAAAGACGGATTAATAGAAAATATTTGTAAGAGAAAAAGTCATTTTGCTCTTCACAATTTGATGCATTTCTGGAGTGCCCCTAGAGATACACTGCCGAAATATCCTTGCCCTATTAAATCCTAACAAAGTTCATTGTCTCTAGTGTGCAAACTAGGGCACAAAGTGATTTGTAACTCAACTTGCACCTTATAAATCCaagatttacaatatttttgtagtcccaaacacatattaTGACTTGTGTCAAGAACCTAGAAaagtttagggggcgtttggtttaggggaataggagtggggaatgggaatgggaatcattgattgccattgttaatgtttggattataggaataggaatacaaataagggaatgaatccttgaaattgggtaataactcattctcatgtacctccccttcaatgagccattaccctatttccatcaatcaaaatatttccttattccaaaaatacccttgacctaaaattaaaattttctcccttaatatcaaatatcaaaatatatttatttattttttctttaatatcacttctctctcattgttctctctcatcacattttctctctcatcattttatcacacactttctctctcctatcacactctcctTCCTCTTTTttcctcattacactttctctctcatcgtactttctctctcctcaatctctcccatcacactctcttttttcgctctcatcacactttctctctcctcaatttctcttgtcacatttcctcttttttttcctcaacatacattctctttcatcatactttctctctcctcaatctctctcatcatactttctctctcaccatacttcctctctcctcaatctctctcatcccactctctctcctcttttttctcattacattttctctctcttcatcctctcccattatactttctctcacatcatattttctctctcatcattctctctcctatcacactctcttttctcattttctctcatcacactatctctctcttcattctctctcatcacactttctctcttatcatactttctctctcatcattctctttcatcatatttttctctcatattCATCTTTTTCTCACATCtagttttttctcttattttcctttaagggtaaaaaaggaaattttgatttattccgatagaaaatatgcaactaaccaaacattgtttttaagagtgatatccatgctcatacccattcccattccacaatataatgattcccattccgattcctattcctaggaaagaaccaaacgcccccttatttGTCTCAAATTTTCACCACAAGCAGAGATTGCAAACAATGTCAAATTCCAAGGTGCGAGTACAAATCAGCATACCTCATAAATTCAAAATTTCTAACATTTTTAGAGCTATAATCTGAACTTACACTTGTATTAAAGCCAAAACCAAAAAAaacatagttttcaaaatttgacCGCGAGATGATTAACAAATCAGCTAGTGCACGTGAACTTGGTGTGCTGGAACTGAATGGCTGCAAGCTGATTTTGAGCTAATCAAGTTGTTATAGAGggctaagttgtttttaagaattttttttaagagaGATGAAGAATATGATTGATTAAAGAGTCGAGAGATTATAACAATGTGTAAATTGCAAACGATGCAAGAAAACctaggttgataatgttggaTTGTCATTGACCTATATAACATGTATTGGTAGAAATTGGCAACAATACACTATTCTTCGAGGTATGATCCAAGTTGGTGCCAAAATTGAGATATATATCTTGTTATCAATATTGTAGTTATTAAGTTTAGTAGATCTTAATACTAACTAAATTGAATGTGTAGAAAAGAGTTAGCATACATGTATATGGCTGAAAGATTAAAAAAACGATATAGCCAATGTAAGAAAAACCACAATGCATGGagtgataaaataaataaatgctaCATAAAAGCAAAAGATTTGCAcattattatatcaaaaataaCAATACTAATTATTACAAACCTTTTCCAACTCCTTGAAGAGCACTTATTGGTTGCCAAAGGGCCGAGAAGGTGATACCAATACTGAATAAATGAACTGTACTTCCAGCCATCCACATCATAAACCCCATCATTAACAAGTTCTTGAAAGGGGCTTGAGCCACTTCCCAAGCTTTCTTCATAAGAAAAAGGGGAACATATGGCACAAATTAAAAAGATGCATGACAGGAAAAGAAAAACACAGTCTAATGATGATGCTGTGCAGTTAAGGAAATCGAGTAAAACAAGAAAAATGAAACTAGACATGTCACTAAGTGCAATACTTAatggcaacaaaaataattattgCAACCTATAAATTCAAGAAGATAGACAAGTACTATCCTAATGATGATGATTAACAATTAATCACAAAGCATTTGCATTATCAATTACTTCAGAATCCAGTAGTCAGAGTAAAATAAAAAGCACAATGATTGTATTGTCACCTTCCCCATCAAGAATGTAAATAGACGGAACAAAAATGTGTTGTTCATAGGTGCAATACAAATAAACATACCTAGTTGTATCTACAATTAAGGGAAGCAAACTGAGAAAGAAATAAGGATGCATAGAGATTTTCTTGTCACACTTTCCCTCTATTTCCTTTCGGAAAAATAAAGGATAGGAGGAAAAtataaaggaaataattttcacaaGCTTTCCTCTTTATTGTTTCTATCCAATTTGTTAGGAAACCTCACTTCCAAGAGCAATGAAACTCAAATTCATACATAAAAAAGTTCAAAATTACTTTTCCTTTTCAAATCTGCTTTTCATTAATGTTTTTTTCtatgttttaaattaaaaaaattaagatttaagTTTCCCTCAGTCTTTTCTTTCCTCCAAGAAATTAGTTGGATGGAAAATATTTTgcaattatttgatttattttcacTACTTTTTTCCCCTTAGCAATTTCCTTCCTTTGAAGGGAATAGGTTTATTCCGTATCAACTATAAACATAGATTAATAATAATTGGAAAAAAAACAGTTGCATGTAAAAGTCAGCTTAATCCTGAGTGTACATGCTACAACAACCATTTTGCTCAAGCAATACAAAGTGATGTAGCCCCAAACACAAAAAATTCATGTTCGTGTATTTTCTTTAAGAGTTGctcttttttttatatttattaatcatGGCTaagtctattattattattattattatttgaacaAGCATACAGAATCTTTTCATTGCGTCCATAATTATATTTCATTAAACTAGTAAAAAAAGCACTACTAGGGGGCGAGTATGACTTGTGGGTTTGTTAATCTTCCTTGTGGACCTTCCCAAACCAAATCCAT includes these proteins:
- the LOC122051179 gene encoding ER membrane protein complex subunit 4-like; the protein is MEKGKGVARRWAVEFADNSSYSSPSDIPDPIGFAQSSSDPDDANASRQKKDAEAAWKLQKAWEVAQAPFKNLLMMGFMMWMAGSTVHLFSIGITFSALWQPISALQGVGKVFEPYKDPRVDTLAPKLLFIALNLAAMALGVWKLNSLGLLPTHASDWVSSLPTAPEVEYSSGGLPFH